CTGGCCTTCGGGCTGGGTGAGGATTGGAACACTGCAACGCGACGCTAATGGAAACAAGCAGCTAGCGTTGCACCTGGCCTTCGGGCTGGGTGAGGATTGGAACGATCTCTGGAACAAGAAGGTTCTTGTATGTTGAAGGTTGCACCTGGCCTTCGGGCTGGGTGAGGATTGGAACGATCGCCAGATCTTGAGAACCAGCCGAAGTCGCGGGTTGCACCTGGCCTTCGGGCTGGGTGAGGATTGGAACGTTTAGGATCTGTTGGGCAAACTGCTGTCTTGTCTGGTTGCACCTGGCCTTCGGGCTGGGTGAGGATTGGAACCCAGAGGTGCGCAATTATGCCTAGTTGTTATTTGTGGTTGCACCTGGCCTTCGGGCTGGGTGAGGATTGGAACTTGTCCCCGAATAAGCTTTAAAATCTAGCGTCTCTAGTTGCACCTGGCCTTCGGGCTGGGTGAGGATTGGAACATTTCGGTCACTGTTTCGAGGACTTGCTGTCGAATGTTGCACCTGGCCTTCGGGCTGGGTGAGGATTGGAACCCTTAGTGATCCAAATACTTGCCACTTTCTGGTGGGTTGCACCTGGCCTTCGGGCTGGGTGAGGATTGGAACAGCCATCCTAAGTCTTGCAAGTGCCTGGGTTTAAGGTTGCACCTGGCCTTCGGGCTGGGTGAGGATTGGAACACTCGCCAGCCGCTTTGCTAATATTATCACCGCCTCAGTTGCACCTGGCCTTCGGGCTGGGTGAGGATTGGAACATCTCCTCCTCCTGGGCTTGATCAGCCTGCGCAGGTTGCACCTGGCCTTCGGGCTGGGTGAGGATTGGAACGCGCTGTGTTTAACGCAAATGTGTTGCGCGATCCAGTTGCACCTGGCCTTCGGGCTGGGTGAGGATTGGAACATCTTTATTGTTGCTGTATGGTGGGTTGCCATATGTTGCACCTGGCCTTCGGGCTGGGTGAGGATTGGAACATGATGAATGCTTTTTCGTGCGCATCTCGCGTTACATTGTTGCACCTGGCCTTCGGGCTGGGTGAGGATTGGAACTGATTGGAGTAGGGCTGTTCTTACGGCCTCGAATGTTGCACCTGGCCTTCGGGCTGGGTGAGGATTGGAACTATTTGATGGTATGCAGGTTTGTCGTTTTTGAATAAGTTGCACCTGGCCTTCGGGCTGGGTGAGGATTGGAACAAAAGAACCAAGGCAGGCCGCCTGTGACCTGCACCGTTGCACCTGGCCTTCGGGCTGGGTGAGGATTGGAACAAGAGATCGGCTTTAGCGAACAAGTCGAGGTGATCGAAAGTTGCACCTGGCCTTCGGGCTGGGTGAGGATTGGAACAGGGCGATATGTTTGCCAGGATCGTGCAAGACGCTGTTGCACCTGGCCTTCGGGCTGGGTGAGGATTGGAACAACCAGGGCATTGCAATCTCAACTATTAGATATTGACGTTGCACCTGGCCTTCGGGCTGGGTGAGGATTGGAACAACTGGGTAGCCGTCAAATGTTTCATAGGTCAACGTTGCACCTGGCCTTCGGGCTGGGTGAGGATTGGAACGACGATATTATTCATTTGTTGACCTCGACCTCTATGTTGCACCTGGCCTTCGGGCTGGGTGAGGATTGGAACTCGATCTCTTAGTGCTAGCCCCGTCTCACCTTCTAGGTTGCACCTGGCCTTCGGGCTGGGTGAGGATTGGAACCCATGTGTTCTTTACCAATGCCAAGACCATCGCAGGTTGCACCTGGCCTTCGGGCTGGGTGAGGATTGGAACAGGCACTCCCAGATTCAACCAACCCGCTGCAACATTGTTGCACCTGGCCTTCGGGCTGGGTGAGGATTGGAACAACTTTCATACCCTTCACCTCATTTACTACACGCCGTGTTGCACCTGGCCTTCGGGCTGGGTGAGGATTGGAACCCAGTAGGGGCGCTCAGTCAATTCAATAAAACCGAGTTGCACCTGGCCTTCGGGCTGGGTGAGGATTGGAACGGGCAGGGATAGCTGTTATAATCAGAGCGTCAACAGTTGCACCTGGCCTTCGGGCTGGGTGAGGATTGGAACAGCCACACAGCCCAGGGTTAGCTCCACTGCGGTCGTTGCACCTGGCCTTCGGGCTGGGTGAGGATTGGAACGATCCCACTTCTTTACGCTAACTGGGATCTATTGTTGTTGCACCTGGCCTTCGGGCTGGGTGAGGATTGGAACCAGGGATATTAACTACAACATCCACCCGCACCGCGTTGCACCTGGCCTTCGGGCTGGGTGAGGATTGGAACAAAGATAAACCTGGCGAGCGTTTTTTTGTGTCTTGGTAGTTGCACCTGGCCTTCGGGCTGGGTGAGGATTGGAACAAGTTTGTCATTTTATTGCTGGCACAATTGTCAAAAGGTTGCACCTGGCCTTCGGGCTGGGTGAGGATTGGAACATCGTTGCCTCTAGCTCAGTTAGTTTGCTCATCGGTTGCACCTGGCCTTCGGGCTGGGTGAGGATTGGAACTGTCTTAACAACCTGGTGAAACACAAAGTTGTTGGTGTTGCACCTGGCCTTCGGGCTGGGTGAGGATTGGAACTTTAACTCTTTTAATTTGTTCTCTCTCCTCTGTGGGGTTGCACCTGGCCTTCGGGCTGGGTGAGGATTGGAACAGCCCTTTCCCTGCCAACAAATTATCTCTGTTGTCAATGTTGCACCTGGCCTTCGGGCTGGGTGAGGATTGGAACTTCTTTTGATTCGATCTGCAAGCCGCGTAAGCCTCGATAGGTTGCACCTGGCCTTCGGGCTGGGTGAGGATTGGAACAGACCCAGCGATCGCATCCGCGCGATTGTCCCAAGTTGCACCTGGCCTTCGGGCTGGGTGAGGATTGGAACATTGCGATTTTTAGATGCTCAATACAGCGCATTTCAGATTAGAGACGCACAGAGATCGGCCTCAAGGAACCAGCCCATAATATCGTCTAGAGAAACCTTGGCAAGAGCGTTAGAAATAGCTTTATGCAAGTCATCATAGTCCCTGGCCGCCCAAGAGCGTAGAAACTGTTTCACCTTTGACCACAGCATCTCAATCGGATTTAGCTCTGGTGAATAAGGCGGTAAGTAAACCAAGTGAGCACCGACGGACTCAATTAACTCTCGCACAGGATCAACCTTATGTACACTGAGGTTATCCATAATCACAATTGCACCAGACCATAGGTTAGGCAGCAATTTATCTTTGAGATAGGACACGAAAGTATCAGTATTATTGCTACCAGTAAAAGTAAAATTAGTCAGCACACCGCGTAATGCCATAGCCCCAATTATAGTAACGTTTTTGCCTCGAGCAAGTGGTTTACTAGCATAGGCTCTCTCACCTAGAGTAGCCCTTGCATACAACCTGGTCATTGCCAGGTTAACGCCTGTCTCATCAATGAATACCAGGTTTTCCATTGCCTGTGGCCAAAGCCAGCGTTGATAATCTGCTCTCAGCTGTTGCACTCGTTCTGTATCCCTTTCATCGGCGTGAAAAGTTTTTTTTTCGAGTTAACTCCTGCCTTTGCAACGTACGGCACATGGTTGGTTCTGATACCCTGATGCCAGTACGTTCATACATTTGCTCACATAACTCCGACAGTGTGGCATCATTTTTAGCGGCTACTAACTTTGCTAACTCAGCCAGAGCAGCTTCATTAAACTTGGCTTTTGCTCCTGCCTTGTATGGAATTGGCTCAACTGAACCAGTAGTGCGATAAAGTTGG
The sequence above is a segment of the Pseudanabaena sp. PCC 7367 genome. Coding sequences within it:
- a CDS encoding IS630 family transposase; its protein translation is MQQLRADYQRWLWPQAMENLVFIDETGVNLAMTRLYARATLGERAYASKPLARGKNVTIIGAMALRGVLTNFTFTGSNNTDTFVSYLKDKLLPNLWSGAIVIMDNLSVHKVDPVRELIESVGAHLVYLPPYSPELNPIEMLWSKVKQFLRSWAARDYDDLHKAISNALAKVSLDDIMGWFLEADLCASLI
- a CDS encoding helix-turn-helix domain-containing protein → MRAHSLDLRQRIVTAYENKEGSIRELATRFSVSKDSVHQLLQLYRTTGSVEPIPYKAGAKAKFNEAALAELAKLVAAKNDATLSELCEQMYERTGIRVSEPTMCRTLQRQELTRKKNFSRR